A region from the Brevibacterium paucivorans genome encodes:
- the glgX gene encoding glycogen debranching protein GlgX — MTEQNSRVSVGRSWPLGVTLTETGANVAVWAPDATLIELCVFTDAEDEQRIAVPYRDGGVWYAHVEGITQGTRYGLRATGPHQPENGLRFNPAKLLIDPYAKALTGPVSWDGLMNAYAVGPGDDMVQDDRDSAPVIPKAIVQGPAEGPDPQTNRPIHPWSDTVIYEAHVKGLTQLHPDIPEDIRGTYAALAHPVIVEHLKKLGVTALELLPIQTFIDDEFLVRQDKRNYWGYQPVAWQAPETRYAHRDADAEIRHAVHTLHEAGIEVILDIVFNHTGEGSEMGPTLSYRGLNNTGYYQLTDGGRHYVDVTGTGNSLNPDSDMVIRLVLDSMRHWVTRYGIDGFRFDLASTLGRTEDHFTPNSPFFYTVRQDPLLAGVKLIAEPWDLGIDGYQLGHYPYPWKEWNDSYRDKVRRAWRGESLGTADMGSCLTGSANLFDHSGRSASSSINLLTAHDGFTLNDVVSYNDKHNEANGEDNRDGHNENVSDNMGAEGLTDDPAINEARERRIRGMLTTLFVSQGVPMLLAGDELRNSQGGNNNAYAQDNEIGWIDWTERSQVEFISRLTAMRARLPLLRQRNFLHGGTREDGHIDIQWFKADGQTPTDDDWHDPELTALGVEIRGVAGYRSGEELTGCVFLILNVGDETEVALPTQTSWHLELDSTNEDAHGDFTDHYVAPAQSVIVLSSP, encoded by the coding sequence GTGACTGAACAAAATTCCCGAGTCAGTGTGGGCCGGTCATGGCCACTGGGGGTAACTCTCACTGAAACTGGTGCAAACGTCGCAGTGTGGGCCCCGGATGCCACCTTGATCGAACTGTGCGTGTTCACTGACGCAGAAGACGAACAGCGAATTGCCGTCCCATACCGTGACGGCGGTGTGTGGTACGCCCACGTCGAAGGAATCACTCAAGGCACGCGCTACGGATTGCGCGCGACCGGACCGCACCAACCTGAAAACGGGCTGCGCTTCAACCCGGCCAAGTTGCTGATCGACCCGTATGCAAAAGCGTTGACCGGGCCTGTGTCGTGGGACGGCCTCATGAACGCATATGCGGTGGGCCCGGGAGACGACATGGTGCAAGACGACCGTGACTCGGCCCCAGTGATACCCAAAGCGATCGTTCAGGGGCCGGCGGAAGGTCCCGACCCTCAGACGAACCGGCCCATTCACCCGTGGAGCGACACGGTCATCTACGAAGCGCACGTGAAGGGCTTGACGCAGCTACACCCGGATATTCCCGAAGACATTCGGGGGACGTATGCCGCCCTGGCGCACCCGGTCATTGTGGAACACTTGAAGAAACTGGGCGTCACGGCTCTGGAGCTTCTGCCCATTCAAACGTTCATTGACGACGAGTTCTTGGTGCGTCAAGACAAGCGCAACTACTGGGGCTACCAGCCCGTAGCGTGGCAGGCCCCTGAGACTCGATACGCACACCGCGACGCGGATGCTGAAATTCGGCATGCGGTTCACACGCTTCACGAAGCTGGAATCGAAGTCATCTTGGACATCGTTTTTAACCACACCGGTGAGGGAAGCGAAATGGGCCCCACCTTGAGCTACCGCGGGCTCAACAACACGGGGTACTACCAGCTCACGGACGGCGGACGGCACTATGTGGACGTCACAGGTACCGGCAATTCGCTCAACCCCGATTCTGACATGGTGATCCGGCTGGTCTTGGACAGCATGCGCCACTGGGTAACTCGATACGGAATCGACGGTTTCCGGTTTGACCTCGCCAGCACTTTGGGTCGCACGGAAGACCACTTCACGCCCAACTCGCCGTTCTTCTACACCGTGCGACAAGACCCTCTGCTAGCGGGAGTGAAACTCATCGCTGAACCGTGGGACCTGGGAATTGACGGCTACCAGTTGGGCCACTACCCGTACCCGTGGAAGGAATGGAACGACAGCTACCGCGACAAAGTCCGGCGCGCATGGCGCGGTGAAAGCTTAGGAACCGCCGACATGGGTTCGTGCCTGACCGGCTCGGCAAACCTGTTTGACCACTCGGGACGTAGCGCGAGTTCCTCGATCAACTTACTGACCGCCCACGACGGCTTCACCCTCAACGACGTGGTGTCCTATAACGACAAACACAACGAAGCTAACGGTGAAGACAACCGCGACGGGCACAACGAAAACGTCTCCGACAACATGGGAGCAGAAGGCCTCACCGACGACCCGGCCATCAACGAGGCCCGTGAGCGTCGAATCCGAGGAATGCTCACAACCCTGTTCGTATCCCAGGGCGTCCCCATGCTGTTAGCAGGTGATGAACTGCGCAACTCGCAAGGCGGAAACAACAACGCGTACGCACAAGACAACGAAATCGGTTGGATTGACTGGACAGAACGCTCCCAGGTTGAGTTCATTTCACGACTGACCGCGATGCGGGCTCGTCTGCCACTTCTGAGACAGAGGAACTTCCTCCACGGTGGTACGCGCGAAGACGGCCACATTGATATCCAATGGTTCAAGGCAGATGGACAGACACCCACCGACGACGACTGGCATGACCCGGAACTCACGGCACTGGGTGTCGAGATCCGAGGTGTTGCAGGCTACCGCTCTGGCGAAGAGCTGACGGGTTGCGTTTTTCTCATCCTCAACGTGGGAGACGAAACGGAGGTGGCCCTGCCTACGCAGACTTCCTGGCACCTCGAACTAGACTCAACAAATGAGGACGCGCACGGGGACTTCACGGATCACTACGTGGCCCCCGCACAGTCCGTCATCGTTTTGTCATCCCCATAA
- a CDS encoding AEC family transporter, with amino-acid sequence MLGALEGFGVIGCIILAGFLLGRSGVLGSHGQQVLANTVFFVGTPALMFTTIASTPVSQVFTPALFATAGSALLMAVVMFVFTRARGRSLGEATVAGWSVSYVNIGNLGIPIATYVLGSLNAIPPVLLFQIIVLAPIGFAILDATRTVGAEWWRPVIRVFTNPILIGSVAGLLASITGFELPNVVADPIAMLGATSVPLTLMAFGISLKDGWALPQPGTRTQLTVMTVLKLVVHPFVAWLIGGPLLGYSGHELLAIVVTSTLPTAQNVYINALKYRQSEVVTRDVVFITTLLSIPAVVIVTGLLS; translated from the coding sequence ATGCTGGGAGCGCTCGAAGGATTCGGGGTCATCGGTTGTATTATTTTGGCCGGTTTCCTTTTGGGGCGTTCAGGTGTCCTGGGTTCGCACGGGCAGCAAGTGCTGGCGAACACCGTATTTTTTGTGGGAACTCCGGCTCTGATGTTCACCACGATTGCCTCCACCCCGGTGTCGCAGGTGTTCACTCCCGCGTTGTTTGCCACGGCCGGGTCCGCCCTGCTCATGGCGGTGGTGATGTTCGTGTTTACCCGCGCCCGAGGTCGTTCATTAGGAGAGGCGACCGTGGCTGGTTGGTCGGTGTCGTACGTCAATATTGGCAACTTGGGAATCCCCATTGCCACGTACGTGCTGGGCAGTTTAAATGCGATCCCGCCAGTCTTGTTGTTCCAAATCATTGTGTTGGCCCCTATTGGTTTTGCGATTCTGGATGCGACTCGAACCGTGGGAGCCGAGTGGTGGCGACCGGTCATTCGTGTGTTCACGAACCCAATTCTTATTGGGTCCGTTGCCGGGTTGCTCGCGTCTATCACTGGGTTTGAACTGCCTAATGTTGTAGCCGACCCGATTGCGATGCTGGGTGCGACCTCAGTTCCGCTGACCCTCATGGCGTTTGGGATTTCGCTCAAGGATGGGTGGGCGTTGCCTCAGCCGGGTACTCGCACGCAGCTGACCGTCATGACGGTGCTCAAACTTGTCGTTCATCCGTTCGTGGCGTGGCTGATCGGTGGACCGCTTTTGGGTTACTCGGGCCATGAGCTCTTAGCGATCGTGGTGACGTCCACGCTTCCTACCGCGCAAAACGTGTACATCAACGCGCTTAAATACCGCCAGTCCGAGGTGGTGACCCGTGACGTCGTTTTCATCACCACGTTGCTGTCGATCCCTGCCGTTGTCATTGTGACCGGGCTGTTGTCATAA
- a CDS encoding TIGR01906 family membrane protein, giving the protein MATDKNSDDLVSRRMNATDDDPEATAQFDAFPRESTPEKPSMLSDEEWALLSDGPGKKSPETPDTSEVDSKDTAEATKDSTDTQKLAKTRETSVKRQHSSARPVDREEPTRVMPTAVPAGSSSAATATSAPSTAAATTSAPQPGFYHRFGFLDFIATAIIVVSMPFMLVALAIKIASSGMFLRFEYFINPWFPNDKYGFHSEDRLHYASYVANYLFNGDSSRYLADVVFPDGKPVFTDGEIAHMSDVKGLVTLLFFIAIVGMILSLISAVYLGRKYGPGLHHAMRWSGIVTLTFFAILTVVALLGWEQFFTGFHDMFFASGTWQFYLDDSLIRLFPPQFWIDAGVFVAAFVVLISILLIAISRIGHKKRKLAREAAKQA; this is encoded by the coding sequence GTGGCTACTGACAAGAACTCTGACGACCTCGTGTCGCGACGCATGAACGCAACGGACGACGACCCCGAAGCGACCGCGCAGTTCGACGCGTTCCCACGCGAGAGCACACCCGAAAAACCCAGCATGCTCAGCGACGAAGAGTGGGCTCTTCTCTCCGACGGACCCGGCAAGAAGTCCCCGGAAACCCCAGACACCTCGGAGGTTGACTCAAAGGACACCGCCGAGGCCACTAAGGATTCCACCGACACTCAGAAACTCGCTAAAACCCGGGAAACGTCGGTCAAACGCCAACACTCGTCGGCACGACCAGTCGACCGCGAGGAACCCACCCGCGTCATGCCCACAGCAGTACCCGCCGGCAGCTCCTCTGCAGCGACGGCCACCTCGGCGCCTTCCACGGCGGCTGCAACCACCTCGGCACCTCAACCTGGTTTCTATCACCGCTTTGGATTCCTCGACTTCATCGCAACGGCGATCATTGTTGTGTCAATGCCGTTCATGCTTGTGGCGCTTGCCATCAAGATCGCGTCAAGCGGTATGTTCTTGCGGTTCGAATACTTCATCAACCCGTGGTTCCCGAACGATAAGTACGGCTTCCACTCAGAAGACCGCCTTCACTACGCGTCCTACGTGGCGAACTACCTGTTCAACGGAGACTCGTCGCGCTACCTGGCCGATGTGGTGTTCCCCGACGGAAAACCTGTCTTTACCGACGGCGAGATCGCCCACATGTCCGATGTGAAGGGCCTGGTCACGCTCTTGTTCTTCATCGCGATCGTGGGCATGATCCTGTCGCTGATTTCAGCGGTGTACCTGGGACGCAAGTACGGCCCTGGCCTCCACCACGCGATGCGCTGGTCCGGAATTGTCACCCTGACGTTCTTCGCGATTCTCACGGTCGTGGCGCTCCTGGGTTGGGAGCAGTTCTTCACCGGATTCCACGACATGTTCTTCGCTTCCGGCACCTGGCAGTTCTACCTAGACGACTCGCTCATTCGCCTGTTCCCACCTCAGTTCTGGATTGACGCGGGAGTCTTTGTCGCTGCCTTCGTGGTGCTGATTTCGATCCTGCTGATCGCGATCAGTCGCATTGGGCACAAGAAGCGCAAGCTGGCACGCGAGGCCGCGAAACAGGCATGA
- the ppk2 gene encoding polyphosphate kinase 2, translating into MHPHQKENLREYIDKLRTEGYTVVNGHTPDPDLIDPGGRAVETWREGYPYDTLMTRSEYEQEKYKLQIELLKFQYYGQDNGLRHVLVFEGRDAAGKGGTIKRFTEHLNPRAARVVALNKPTEQEMGQWYFQRYVKHLPTRGEIVMFDRSWYNRANVERVMGFCTDSQYEEFMVQAPLFEKMLVESGIHLTKFWFSVTEHEQRTRFAIRQIDPVRQWKLSPMDLESLGRWDDYTEAKEQTFLRTDTDHAPWITVKSNDKKRARLNAMRYFLNSVEYEGKDTSVVYPPDPKIVIRGRDAVGD; encoded by the coding sequence ATGCACCCACATCAGAAAGAAAATCTGCGCGAATACATCGACAAACTCCGTACCGAAGGCTACACAGTGGTCAACGGGCACACCCCCGACCCTGACCTCATCGACCCGGGCGGACGCGCCGTTGAAACGTGGCGCGAAGGCTACCCATACGACACGTTGATGACCCGTTCCGAGTACGAACAGGAGAAGTACAAACTCCAGATCGAACTCTTGAAATTCCAGTACTACGGGCAGGACAACGGCCTGCGACACGTCCTGGTGTTTGAAGGCCGTGACGCAGCAGGTAAGGGTGGAACCATCAAACGGTTCACAGAACACCTCAACCCACGTGCAGCTCGCGTGGTTGCACTGAACAAACCCACCGAACAAGAGATGGGCCAGTGGTACTTCCAGCGCTACGTCAAGCACCTGCCCACACGCGGTGAAATCGTGATGTTCGACCGTTCGTGGTACAACCGCGCCAACGTTGAACGCGTCATGGGCTTCTGCACCGACAGCCAGTACGAAGAGTTCATGGTGCAGGCGCCACTGTTTGAAAAGATGCTCGTGGAGTCCGGGATCCACCTCACCAAATTCTGGTTCTCGGTGACCGAACACGAACAGCGCACACGTTTTGCAATCCGCCAGATCGACCCTGTTCGCCAGTGGAAGCTGTCACCCATGGACCTGGAGTCCTTGGGTCGCTGGGACGACTACACGGAAGCCAAAGAGCAGACCTTCTTGCGCACCGACACCGACCACGCCCCGTGGATCACGGTGAAGTCCAACGACAAGAAACGCGCTCGCCTCAACGCCATGCGCTACTTCCTCAACTCGGTGGAATACGAAGGTAAAGACACCTCAGTGGTGTACCCGCCCGACCCCAAGATCGTCATCCGTGGTCGCGACGCAGTAGGCGACTAA
- the glgA gene encoding glycogen synthase GlgA, which translates to MARRVLSVASESAPLVKTGGLADVVGALPSALLPLGWESRVLMPAYPGLADRADSTSVQWETDDLFGGPARVLLGTFNDVEYLLLDAPHFFDREGGPYNVDGHDYPDNHVRFAALSWVGSRLAVEGTKDGWVPEVVHAHDWQAGLVPSYLKYAGTPVPSVMTLHNIAFQGIFGPDQLDRVNLPTWDFHPDALEYHGTVSALKAGMVHASAVNTVSPSYARQIESPEWGFGLDGVIRMRAERGEMFGILNGIDLRVWDPENDPHVVPYSASGQEGKKKNRKALIAEFGLAKPQGPLSVVVTRLAHQKGIDMLIDAVPEYVARGGSLAVLGSGDPGYESALHDLARRFPGSVGVRIGYDEPLSHRMYAGGDSVLVPSRFEPCGLTQMYGLRYGAVPIVAATGGLKDSVTHASAENIEAKTATGITFSDISTQGLSEALAYSTELFAQKKVWRSILRRGMRTPVGWESSACVYAELFERLTA; encoded by the coding sequence ATGGCGCGTCGCGTTCTGTCCGTGGCAAGTGAGTCGGCGCCACTTGTCAAAACGGGCGGTTTGGCCGATGTGGTTGGTGCTCTCCCTTCCGCTCTTCTCCCACTGGGGTGGGAGAGTCGCGTCCTGATGCCGGCGTACCCGGGCTTAGCTGACCGGGCGGACAGCACCAGTGTTCAGTGGGAAACCGATGACCTGTTCGGCGGTCCCGCCCGCGTCCTGTTGGGCACGTTCAACGACGTTGAGTACCTGTTGTTGGACGCCCCGCACTTTTTTGATCGCGAAGGCGGCCCTTACAACGTCGACGGTCACGACTATCCGGACAACCACGTGCGGTTCGCAGCCCTGTCGTGGGTAGGTTCCCGGCTGGCCGTGGAAGGTACCAAGGATGGGTGGGTGCCCGAGGTCGTCCACGCCCACGATTGGCAAGCCGGCTTGGTGCCGTCTTACCTGAAATACGCTGGAACCCCGGTACCAAGCGTGATGACCTTGCACAACATCGCGTTCCAAGGAATTTTTGGCCCCGACCAGTTGGACCGCGTGAACCTGCCTACATGGGACTTCCACCCGGATGCTCTGGAATACCACGGCACTGTCAGCGCGCTCAAAGCTGGCATGGTGCATGCGTCTGCGGTGAACACGGTGAGCCCGTCGTATGCTCGCCAGATCGAGTCGCCAGAGTGGGGTTTTGGTCTAGACGGTGTCATCCGAATGCGCGCGGAACGCGGTGAAATGTTCGGGATTCTCAACGGAATTGACCTACGTGTGTGGGACCCAGAAAACGACCCTCACGTGGTGCCGTATTCGGCGTCTGGCCAAGAAGGCAAGAAGAAAAACCGCAAAGCGCTGATCGCTGAGTTCGGCCTGGCTAAACCACAAGGGCCGCTGTCCGTGGTGGTCACCAGGTTGGCGCACCAAAAGGGAATCGACATGTTGATTGACGCGGTTCCTGAATATGTTGCCCGAGGTGGTTCCCTAGCTGTTCTGGGATCGGGAGATCCCGGGTATGAAAGTGCGCTCCACGACTTGGCCCGCAGGTTCCCTGGTTCTGTGGGTGTACGAATTGGGTATGACGAACCGTTGAGCCACCGCATGTACGCCGGTGGCGATTCCGTTTTGGTGCCGTCCCGGTTCGAACCGTGTGGGCTCACACAAATGTATGGGCTCAGGTACGGAGCCGTCCCTATTGTGGCGGCAACCGGAGGTCTCAAAGATTCGGTGACCCACGCCTCGGCGGAAAACATTGAGGCCAAAACCGCCACCGGAATCACCTTCTCCGATATCAGCACTCAGGGGCTTTCCGAAGCGCTCGCATACTCAACGGAACTATTTGCCCAGAAGAAAGTCTGGCGGTCGATTCTGCGCAGAGGAATGCGCACGCCGGTGGGCTGGGAGTCCTCTGCGTGCGTGTACGCAGAGCTGTTTGAAAGGCTTACCGCGTGA